The following are from one region of the Silene latifolia isolate original U9 population chromosome 9, ASM4854445v1, whole genome shotgun sequence genome:
- the LOC141599367 gene encoding uncharacterized protein LOC141599367, producing the protein MAMLCREHSPSKSKRCRFITSVLKDPFSICHACRRLSRLSDSSSEDEDTPISDFEDIQEMIVSMIRSRAMESKTKRSSMIESYSTVLHPISGELFPGSVKQQYEVKKQDDQEIEEFSSVKSHLSLCSFASNDDYEAFYSVKTDFSCCPSLKDAELAENKWWSSEVLDSKELRRRAIIQEICHCKGWPFGLCRKALLLPPLPKSPADSWSWYKGSPNVVVKTH; encoded by the exons ATGGCAATGTTATGTAGGGAGCATTCACCAAGCAAGTCTAAGAGGTGCAGATTTATCACTTCGGTATTGAAGGATCCTTTTTCCATCTGCCATGCTTGTCGTCGTTTAAGTCGTCTATCTGACTCGAGCTCAGAAGATGAGGATACTCCCATCAGTGACTTTGAGGATATACAGGAG ATGATTGTATCAATGATTCGCAGTCGTGCAATGGAGTCAAAGACCAAAAGAAGTAGCATGATTGAAAGCTACTCTACGGTTCTCCATCCGATATCAGGAGAATTGTTTCCAGGGTCAGTGAAGCAACAATATGAAGTTAAGAAGCAAGACGACCAAGAAATTGAAGAGTTTAGTTCAGTTAAAAGCCACTTATCCCTTTGTTCATTTGCATCTAATGATGATTATGAAGCATTTTACTCTGTGAAAACAGATTTTTCTTGCTGTCCGAGTTTGAAAGACGCGGAATTAGCAGAAAATAAGTGGTGGAGTTCAGAGGTTTTGGATAGTAAAGAGCTTAGGAGACGCGCAATTATTCAGGAAATATGTCACTGTAAAGGGTGGCCGTTCGGTTTGTGTCGAAAGGCTTTGTTGCTTCCGCCTTTGCCGAAATCCCCGGCTGACTCCTGGTCATGGTACAAAGGTTCACCTAATGTAGTAGTAAAGACACATTAA